From one Nematostella vectensis chromosome 7, jaNemVect1.1, whole genome shotgun sequence genomic stretch:
- the LOC125568398 gene encoding piggyBac transposable element-derived protein 4-like yields LCQTQNSVSGLCWVEEFEEFYGFTAEDIGRRVAEDDGQASGESDLSFGEETSDEEELESGDEGESDEWSRELHEVELAPFDREVGPTNILPAEANATDFLEQPFPPDLIDLIVEETNRNARRKDADRTYWEPVNASDIKIYLAIRLQQGIKSVPSERDYWATSPFLGVKSIKDVMSKNKYVKINQYLHFNDAEKAKTRGQEEHDKLFHVRPLIKRLSETFLKAYKPNRENAIDEGLIKYKGRLGFKQYMPLKPAKRGIKVWLWADSHTHYVSVFQVYAGRPKQNTAETGLGARVVTDLSRDLVGGHYHLFMDNFFSSFDLLKKLKNDGIYATATTRTNRKEFPAEVKSAKLTNCGDAYVMQRQGIHATAWKDKKKRFFFLKQWKPARRPRKCYRKGKDCTSEKVSAPPCVVTYNKHMGGVDYADQKRGDYKIPIKSRRWYRYLFIFLFETAVVNSHILRNLSPNHKKITQLDYRLELIEGLIGRNSSRKRKRASTEIEVVDGKSHFPVKVPINRCVHCAAVSERKRSTWGCALCNVTLCVGCFEPFHLK; encoded by the coding sequence ttatgccaaacacaaaacagtgtcagtggtttatgttGGGTTGAGGAATTTGAAGAGTTTTACGGTTTCACAGCCGAAGATATTGGCAGGAGAGTGGCAGAGGATGATGGGCAGGCTAGTGGAGAGAGTGATTTATCGTTTGGAGAAGAGACGAGTGATGAAGAAGAGTTGGAGAGCGGAGACGAAGGAGAAAGTGATGAGTGGAGTCGGGAGCTACATGAAGTTGAACTCGCTCCTTTTGATCGTGAAGTCGGTCCTACAAATATTCTTCCAGCTGAAGCGAATGCCACCGATTTCCTTGAACAGCCCTTTCCCCCTGATTTAATCGACCTGATTGTGGaagaaacaaacagaaatGCCAGGCGAAAGGATGCTGATCGAACGTATTGGGAACCCGTGAACGCGAGCGACATCAAGATATATCTCGCGATAAGACTGCAACAAGGAATCAAGTCTGTACCGTCAGAGCGTGATTACTGGGCCACAAGCCCGTTTCTAGGGGTGAAAAGCATCAAGGATGTAATGTCAAAGAACAAGTACGTGAAGATAAACCAGTATCTTCATTTCAACGATGCTGAGAAGGCCAAAACGCGTGGTCAGGAAGAACACGATAAGTTGTTTCATGTTCGCCCGCTCATCAAACGATTGTCTGAGACATTTCTCAAAGCTTACAAGCCCAATCGGGAAAACGCAATCGATGAGGGATTGATCAAATACAAGGGAAGACTTGGATTCAAACAGTACATGCCTCTGAAGCCAGCGAAAAGAGGCATAAAAGTTTGGCTCTGGGCTGACTCACACACACATTATGTGTCGGTGTTTCAAGTCTACGCCGGACGCCCGAAGCAAAACACAGCTGAAACCGGCCTCGGGGCCAGAGTCGTTACTGACTTATCCAGAGATTTAGTCGGAGGACACTATCATTTATTTATGGATAATTTCTTTTCAAGCTTTGATCTTTTAAAAAAGCTAAAGAACGATGGTATTTACGCCACTGCAACGACAAGAACAAACAGGAAAGAGTTTCCTGCTGAAGTCAAGTCCGCCAAACTCACAAATTGCGGCGATGCCTATGTAATGCAAAGGCAAGGGATCCACGCCACAGCAtggaaagacaaaaaaaaacgttttttttttcttaagcaGTGGAAGCCAGCCAGAAGgccaagaaaatgttacaGGAAAGGAAAGGATTGCACATCTGAGAAAGTGTCCGCGCCGCCGTGTGTAGTCACCTACAACAAGCACATGGGCGGCGTGGACTATGCCGACCAGAAGCGAGGAGACTACAAGATCCCCATCAAATCTCGCCGGTGGTATCGCtatttgtttatatttctATTCGAGACTGCGGTGGTAAATTCACATATTCTACGGAATTTGTCCCCAAACCACAAGAAGATAACGCAGCTGGACTATCGGCTAGAACTTATCGAGGGGTTGATTGGCAGAAACTCGTCGAGAAAGCGCAAACGTGCTTCTACAGAGATTGAAGTGGTTGATGGAAAGTCACATTTCCCAGTAAAAGTGCCAATAAACAGATGTGTGCACTGTGCTGCTGTATCGGAAAGAAAGCGCTCAACCTGGGGATGTGCTTTATGCAATGTCACGCTTTGTGTTGGCTGTTTCGAGCCATTTCATTTGAAGTGA